Below is a genomic region from Brassica oleracea var. oleracea cultivar TO1000 chromosome C9, BOL, whole genome shotgun sequence.
CTCTATTAAAACCCAACTGGTATGCTTCCTGATCGTACATATTGACCGGTTGCTTTTCTCGGTTTAGCAGTAAAGCAACCAAAGGGTCCAAAACTGGCTTAGGAAAAAACAGAGAATATATTAAACCCAACCGGTTTGCTTCCTGATTGTACATATTGACCGGCTGCTTTTCTCGGTTTAACGGTCCAAACCTGGCATAGGAAAAAACAGAGATTGACATTCCAAATCCGAAGTTGATTTTCTTTTCCGATTTTGACCAATCAACTATGCCTAAACAGTAATTAAACAGTCAATTTTAATTCATTTCAGCATGATTTATTTGACTTGCTTCAACTTGATCTAATAAGAAAATTAACAACATGCAAAATAGCAAAAAGGTAAACTTATATCTCTTTCTTTTTTTTTCAATTTGACAATTTATCTCAAATTTAAAACGGAATTTGCTAACGAAAACTCTGCATTGGCGGCCACAAAAAGCGTTTGATGACGCTGGGCATGGCGTTTATACACTAAAGAGTAGATAAATTTCCAAAATTCATAAACGTGGAAAGTTTACACAATTCAGAAGAGCGTTGTTAGTGATTAAAAGATTCGTATTTGCAGGAATCAATCATGACCGGTCACATAAGTGACCGTTGACCAATAGCTTTGGTTGAAGTGGAGAGTCCTGAAACCGAGCTGGACTTAGACGCGCATGGAACTCGTCATGATCATTGTTGTGGCTGCTTGAGAGATTGCATTGCTTCTTCCTTCTCTGTACCTCATCTTTTACTTTCTGCAAAGACAACACATAACAGATGAAAGGGATGGATCCTCGTGTGCAGGTAGAATCAACGATACAGAGAAACATTAAGAAATTAATCCAATACATACATTCAAATGTTTCTTAGAGCATCGATGGTGTTCAGGATTGTTCGGGTAATGCTTAACCAGAACTTTATTTCTGTGTCTGCTCTATGTTTGAATGCAACTGCTGGTAGATCAACTATGAACTAAAACAATAAAAGACACTATCTACATAATCTTATATTAATAAAAATGTGAAGAATTGACCACATTTATCAGATTTAAAACCTATGACATCATATAAGAACAAGCTTCTAATTCACCGCCTCTTGGTTGATTATAAGTAAGCCGCAAGATGCAACTCCTACTTTTCCCGGATCTTGATAGTAGTAACAAATTAAGCTTGACACATTATCTGACTCCACTACTGGTTCTATGTTCGTGATGTTTGTAACAACATGCAACACTTCTCACAGCATGCAACTCAACAAACTTAAGACAAAAGCCCGAAAGATATAAAAATAGAACCTGAAGCATCATCGAATCGAACTTAGGCTGACCAATGTGCTCAACAGTGATGGAACCAAAGAGGTTCCCCAACAACGCTGCATCGGGAACGTCCAAACCCTCTACAAGACCAACCACCAAACCTCCAAGAAAACTATCCCCAGCGCCGGTAGGATCCACCTGCTTCGCCACGAACGGAGGTACCACCGTCTCATCATCCTTGTCATAAATCCTGCAACCTTTTTCACCACTAGTCACCACCACACAGCACAAACGCCTCATCCCTTCAACATCCATGAACAGAGCTTCGTCCGACGAAGCTTTCAAGAAGCCGATCTTACCCATGAGGTGACGAAACCCACTCTCCTTCAAATCAACAAGCTTCACAGCTCCATCAACGGGATCGAAAACTCTAATCAGAGCTTGTATGTCCACAGCCACCACGTCGCAGATCTCCACCATCTTCTCGAGCGTCTCCGGGAGAATCTCCCCGCCGACGCCGACAGCCATCCCGATGTCGAATCTCGAGTCGGGGATGTCCGAAGGGAGGATCGGATCGCATGCAGCGACGCGTTTCAATACTCGATCGGCTGCGAGATCGAAATAGGCTTCGAAGACCGTGGTCTCCTTCTCCGGGGCCACGATCGGGGGGTGGGCGACGTCGTATTTGAAGTCGCGGCCTACTTTGGAGATCAGGTCGCAGGAGACGGAGGAGGAATCTAGGACGTTGGAGATGAAGGAGGCGGCGCCGCCGAGGGTTTCGGCCACGACGGTGCCGTTTTGGATCAGAACGTCGTGGCAGTAGTTTCCGACGATGAGAACTCGGGGCGGCGAATTAGGCGTTTGCTGCGGCGGAGGAGGAGTCAGAGTCATGATGGGCGGCTGGGGGAGAGGATCATGGAGAGAAGGTGAGCTAAAGAAGAAGCATGGAATTACGAAAGACGAAGAAGAAGGAGTTTACGAGGGAGATGGGAGAGAGAAAGGGGAAGAGACAAAAACAAATGTCTGTTAGCTTATACGTAGCGTCTCGAGACTCGTTCCTCTTATGTGTCGCGAGGAAGATGACGCGCGCCATCCTCATTCACCTCCCTTTTCTCTTTTTTCACTTTTTTTTTGTAAAGTATTTACTTTAATTAGATCGATCACTAATTGGTAAGTGCATCATCTACTTTTGTTTTCAGGTTTACGTAAGCGCTTTGTATTGAAACAAAAGCTGTCACATACTAGAATAAGATTCTAAGTGGAGATGAATGAACTTTATCTGTGGAACTTATTTGATGTTGTGATTTTGTTGTCGGGGGATAAAAGAGTAACTAAACAGAGACGACACAAAGGCATTTATTCGTAAGTGAATGAAAATAGTTTAGAGATGATTTACAGAAGAGGGTCAGTCAGGCCGTTTATTTATGAGCCATGGGACATTCTGTTATAACTTCTTGAGCAGTTTTATAATGGGAAACAAGAGTAGGGAGGATTAGTCAGAACGAATACCACCCATGAAGCTACTCGGATCTGGACAGTTACCCGTGAATTGAGCTTGCGAAAAGTCAAATCCTGGGTTCTGCAAACATAGAGACAAAAAAAAAAAAAGAATATTGATCCAAAGAGAAAAGGGAAAGCATACTTGAGTTCAATACTAAATATATAGAAGCCATGGATACAAGTAGAACAGAAACAATAGGGCACCGCCGTTAAGGCACGTATTCAGTCTCTAGCTCATTGTATTTTCGAACCGCTAAAATCCGGTTAGAGAAAGACTCAAAGAGTAAGCAATTTCATAAACATAGCAAGACAGCCGCAATAGGTTACACTTTAGGTTACCTATCATCAGTTCTATGCAGACTGTTTATCCATGAACATAAGAGATTCACAGAGACACGAGAAACAAAATTAAAAAGATCGTTAACAAAGGAAACAATCAATGTGATTAGACATGACACAACTAAATCAGATAATCTTTGGCAGTGTAATTATATTTTTTGACATGCATTCATTCTACCCAGTAGGTGGTGCCCAAGATTTGCTTTAGAGATCAATTAGATGACCAACAAGATAGCCTTAAAAAGAAAGAAAACTTCAAAAGCACGGAGAATTTTTGCTATAGCTAACCTCTTCTTGAAACCTCTGCAGCATGAGACGCTTCTGCTCTAAATCAGTGGCGTAAGGATCCAACTGACCCTGTCCAAGAATCGGAGATGCCCATGTCTGCCCTTTCCCCCTCTTCTGCAGGGTTATGTGCATTATACCATCCTCTGCCATACCAACACACAAAATTATCAGATTAGGCTCACAGTGACAAACTATGAACCGCAAAACTAAAAAAAACTATGTCGGTAACTTGAAGATGTTGATAATAATAATCCGAAACATACTGTAAATCATGAAATGAAAAACAAGAAGAGCGCATAGAAACAGATCATTTACACTCTTAGTTACCGTTAGCTCGATCTTCGAGATCAAAACATGCTAGTTCTACAACATTCCATCATCCATCGTATACTCTCAAATGTTTCTAATTCCAAACTATATCTACTATTCATACCAAAAGCAGCTCACATTTTCAGGTTCAACTTATCATCTCCAGAAGTGAAACGGGGCTTAAAGCTAAAGAAGCGCCTAATACAGACCTGACTCGCAAGAAGAAGAAGAAACAATGGAGTACCTAGTGTCCAGAACGAGCAATCCGTCTTCACCGGAGCACTAAGATCGTGCTGGAAAAATTAACAAACTTTAGTCAACTGCATCGAGAATTGAAGCCAAAAAGTGTAAAGACAGAGAAAGGAACTGACATTGAGATAAGGAGGGTTGCCTTTGATGCCAACTTCGAGATGTTTCGACTGGATTTTGCAGTGGAATGCCTTTGAATGAACATTTGGCGGCAGAGTTATGTACAAGTTCACTTCTTCAAGGGTTTGATCCCACTCAAACACCTTTTGCCCTATTACATCGGAATCGATCAAATCTCGTAAAGTTAAAACCAGACTGCGATGACAGAGAAACAGAGACGAAAGAAGAGAGATAAACCCTTATGAACGAAATCATGTCGCTTCTCCGGCGCGAGCTTCTCCGCCATATCTAGGGGTTTGTTTGCTTCTCCGTTAATCGATCTCCGTCGGACGAAAGTGGAAAAGATTTCGATTCGTTCTTTTATTTTAAGACACAACACAACTAGTTTGTGTCAGTGGGGATATCTCTGTAAGCCAATTATAATTAAGCCCAAACATCAGCCCACTAAAATAAGCCCAACATTGTCCTTGGTGACCACCAAAAATAAAACATTTGCAATCGTTTAACTGGTAAAATAAATTAAACAAATGAAATATTGAAATCACATCATAAGCCTAAACCGGAACTGCTATTCTTTAAAATTAATTTGAAATATCGAAATGTTTTTATAAGATGAGAAATTGGTTGATTCAATGCATAAAATATGGAGGAAGACACAAACTTGAAAGAAGAGTAATGTGTAGGTCTACCATAAAACATGGTCCATTATAAGATTTGGAGAGAGCCAAGTGTGTGTGGTTTTTAGCTTTTCAATGCCTTTGGGGCCAGAGATACACTGTACCCATCTCCCGCCTTTCAGTCTCTCCAACGCATATAGACAATTATTGTCAGTTTCACGGAACAAGATTGACGTATATACGTGATCAAAGGTTCTGATTAATATTCTCCGAATAAACATAACAGCAGCAAGAAAATTGTACTATTCCAATTTTTTTTGAGAAAACTATTCCAAAATTGTTTTGAGTGACACGTTTTATAATATCGTAATTCATGTTCCTCCATTTTGTCATTCCGGAAATTTAATTTTACAGTTCCATAATTTTTAAAGTATTTTTTAAGAAAATTAACTTGGGATTTATGTTCCTGCATTTCTTCATTTTGGAGGTTTATTTTATAAAATAAATTCAGAAAATCTCCCAATTCTATAATGAAATTACGTTTGGCACTTCATTGATCCCACCATACTATTATGCATTTCTTTTGCTTGCTTATTTTACGCTTCCATTGTTTTACAATATTGCTTATCAAAACCAAACATTCATAGAATAGTCAATTTGTTTCATTTTATGGGATTCGATATATATACATGCTTGTCCCCTGCGTAAATCTATTGGCAGTTAGATCTCAGATTGATTTGGACTATGGTACATATGACTTCGGGTTATGAAAAAAATATCACGAGTGTAACTAGTTTATTGAATAAGTACTTGTGGATTAATATTCTGTTTTGACCGGTAAGGCTGTTAACTAAAATAAAACATACCCACTTGAAGCGTTAAAATTTAAAATTCTGGCAGGCAACTTATACAGCCACGGTCATATTCTGCCTCTCGCAATCTTGACCGCCCGTTTAAGCAGTAGACAGAATGCTGTACACGATGTTTTTTTTTTTTTTTGTAAACTTGCTGTACACGATTTTCATTTAAAAATTATATAGAAAACACGTTACAGCCACAAATTAAATTGATATATAAAGTTACAAATAGATGTTAAATATTCGTGTTAAAAAGACAAATAGATCAATATAATTTGTGGGTGCATAACGTGTTATGAGATGTTCTTAGCACTTAAAGAGAACCAGTGTTTTTAGTACAAATACACATTAAAATTTGAAACTACTATATAAAGTTTAGGTGTCTGAGACTGTTTAGTTGTCAAAATTATTTTGTAAAGTTATATTGCAAGCAATGGTACATAATTACACAGTTAACTTAATAATGAATGGGGTTTTTAACTCCACATTTTCGTAATTTCTACACAAATAAAAAAGGAAAACCAAAGAAAAAACAAATGTAACATGAACACTGTTGACTTCGGTTTATATACTAAAAATTTATGCATTGTTATGCTAAATGATAGCTGTGTACACACAGCAAGTTGATTGAATATTCTAACATAGCCTAAACAGGTAGGCATCGAGTCTTGAAACTCTACGATAACCCGTTGAATCGTGAATCACGCTTACTCTTCTCTTTTAAGTTACTAGTAAATCTTTAGTGCTATAAATATACAACATCCATTAAAGGTCTATCTTATTCAAACTCCAGAACTCTCTGATCAATACATACAATGGGGTCTGAAAATGGCAGCGTCACGAATACAAACGACGACGAGAACGTGGCCTTGATCTTCGGCGTCACGGGGCTCGTGGGCCGAGAGATTGTGAAGACGCTAACAATGTCGAACAAACCCAAGTGGAGAATCTACGGCGTTGCACGAAATCCCGAGATCAGTTCCATGACGAAGATGTACAGTTTCATCTCCTGCGATCTGCTTAACTCATCTGAGACCAAACAGAAACTGTCTCCATTACAAGACATCGTGAGTCACGTGTTCTGGGTCACGTGGTCAGGCGAGTATCCACTGGACAGCGACGAGTGCTGCGTCCAGAACAGAACAATGCTGGCAAACGCTTTGGACGCGATGCTCCCAAACGCAAAGAGGTTAAAGCATTTCTCGCTCCAAACGGGGATGAAGCATTACGTGTCTCTCGTCGGAGAGACTCTGTCTCGCGGAGGAGAAGGTTCTAGTTTGTGTTATTACAGCGAGGAGTGTCCGAGGAAGAGCTCTGGGAAGAATTTCTATTACGTTTTGGAGGATCTGCTGAAGGAGAAGATCTCTGGAGATTCAGTTGTTTGGTCGGTTCAACGACCCGGTTTGCTAATGGGAAGCTCTACGAGGACTCTATACAACTTCATGGGAAGTCTTTGTGTTTATGGAGCCATGTGTAAGTATTTGAATCTTCCTTTTGTGTTTGGAGGGACAAGAGAATGCTGGGAGGAGTGTTACATTGATGGGTCTGATTCAAATTTAGTCGCGGAACAGCATATATTCGCTGCCACTAGTGGGAGAGTACGTGATAAAGGTGAGGCCTTTAACGCCATAAATGGCGTAGGGTTCACATGGAAAGAGATTTGGCCTGAAATTGGGAGGAAACTTGGGGTGCAAGTCAACGAAGCAACAATGTTTGATGAGGGCTTCTGGTTTGAGAGAGAGATGGGTGAGAGAAAGCATGTGTGGGATGAGATTCTGGTGAAGGAGGAGCTTGTCCGGACAAGGATGGAGGATTTGGCCAATTGGGTTTTCATGGATGTGCTATTTAGATGTCCTTTCAAGCTGCTTGGAAGGAGAGATAAAGTAGATAAGTTTGGGTTTAAGAGGAAATATAGAACCCTGGATTCGATTTTGTATTGGATTGATGTAATGAGAGAAGAAAAGCTCATTCCTTACTAAGACAAAGTGGTTTGTGTTTGGTGCTTTAGGAACATTTGGTTTCCAAAAAATTAGATTTGATTAGCAGTGTAAATCATGGTATGTATTTGATCGTTAATCTTCCTTAAGTGTTGTCTGTATTAGCAACATATGTATTATATATGTAATGTGTGAGTTTTTAAATGAATTTTCCACAAACCCTTCCGAGCACTAAATCACTTAACCAAAAATCATTACTGGCTGGAATTTGTTGAAATGTGAAAGCATTCACATATATAAAAAGAGGGAAGTAGTGGAAGACCATACTTCAAACAACAAAATAAGTAGCTGGAATCAGTTTGTTTGTATATATGTTTTTTTGTAACTAAATGTATATATGTTTTAATACATCAGTTTGCCTTTTCCTTTGTTTTGCTACATAAACAATACGTCAATACGTATCAGTTTTGGCTGTCAAAATGACGTAAGAGTACGACTTTGCATCTCCTGTTTCAACCTATCACTCCAACAAGGAAAATAAATCTGGGAATAGTTAAACACAAGAAGGTTCATTGACGACGTTTAGGCTATGTTCGTTTGAAAGTCGGTAATGGCAGCAACGAGCGACATATCAAATATCGTTACTATTGTTTGTTTTAATGTTTGTAATCGATAGCGTTATGTCGTTCGGTTAGTAATTGAGACGATTAATGATTTTTTATCATTCAAATATCTGCGACTAACAGTTTTGATCGATGATTGCTGCCATAAGTAAACTTACAATAAACTCACATTTGTAAACAAACAGACTTTACCCGGTGCAACTAAACTCAGTTAGGTCGGTGAACGGTTAGACTATACTATTCCTTCTAATTCAATTTAAATGTGGTTTTAGAGCACCATTATCCTAGAGATCCTAAATGGGTTTCTTATTTTTTTTTAATATTTTTTAATTATAAAAGTGAATTAAGAAACTAGATTAAGAGACCCGAAAATTTATGTGCTCCATTGCAGGTCTCTTATTTATAGGTTCTTAAAAAAGAAAAAAAATTTAATTAAACACCATTTTTTTCTTATTAAACTTAAACTTTTTCTTAAAACATAATACAAGCTAACTCTATATTCAAGTTCTCGATTGAAAAACTTACAAAAAAAACCAAACACAAAGGGATTCACAGCATTTGGAGTTTTCACAACTTTGAGTTTGTTATCTCAAATTAGCTGACATTGTTAGATCATTAGCCATTGTGCTAGGCTTAGTATCATGACTTGTTAAGTTAGGTTGCTATGATGTTTTATCGGCTTTATGTTATGTCTTTCTGTGGGTGAGATTGTCTGTATCTATATAACTCGGTTGGTGCTAATCTTCATAATGGTTTTGTTTGTGCTAGGAACCACAACTTCTTCGAGTTCGTCTTCATTGTTAATTTTATGCACCCGCAAAAGGGAAATTGTCACATGTCTACTCGTGAATTGGCAACCAAAAGAAAGTAAAAGTCTCTAGTAGCAACAGTACTATTTCATAACCAATAAACATACAAGAATCTACTTTACACCGAAAGCTGAAACAGATAAGACGAAGACTGTTGTGTTTGAAAGCTAAAATTGTAGTTTCTTTTAAAGGATTTCAAAAGTCAACTCTGCATTTGTTTGTTTTTTTCACCTGAACCACCATCTCTGAACGGCAGTCACCGGAGTATTCAAGAAGGGAGCGTAACGTTGGATCATCGGATTCACCGTCCTTCCGATTTTGCTCCAGTTGCTCTGGTGGTATCCTGCTGTTACTGGTGCTTGATACATCAGCTTCAGCAGCTGCCATTAAAGACGACAAGACCTCAGGCTTTTACTTTATTCATGAGAACAACTATCAAGATCCAACGAACAATCCTGGAAACTACATTTATCTTTCTTCATGGAGAGTTATGAACAAGTTTTTGAACTAGACGGTTTCTTATGGCACAACACACATGATTTTCAACATGAAGAGAAAAAACCCACTTCTCATTACTGAGCTAATGGTCTTTAGCCCAGGTAACACTTAGTCTCAAAGACAAATAGTATCAACAAACAAGAAGAAGGTGTTTTAAAAAATGGTGGTTCCGCATATAAGCGTATGTCCAGTTGATCAAGTTTCAACAAAGAATCTACTTGGAGATGTTGAGCCAATAGAGCGAAATGATGACTGGGACCAAAAGTAAAGCAAGAAAAAACAATTGAAAAGACGTACCTGCCAGTACATGAATGTCTGTATAAAGTTGCGTTGCCATCTGCAGTAAGTAAAATGACAGTTTTGATCAGATAAGTGAAAACGAGTAAATGCACTCATAAGATGATTAAATTATGCACTCAATTCAATTTGAAGGGTTCTGAACAATTTAGTGCTAATGAACAATTATCGCTTCTAAACACAAGAAAGAGTCAAAGAGCGTACAAAAGCAGAGAGATAATCAGAAGGAAGCCAATGGCTATCTTAGCCTACGATGAGAGGATGTTGAGGGCCGTTGTGTTTGACTCCACCCACACACAAGGATCTTCCAAGTACTTTCTGATAACCATTCCAAAACAGGACACAGAGAAAGAGTTAAGCATCATTAAGAATCCACAAATGAAAACGAGTAAACCTGCTGATCAGATGAATGCAAACTACCTGTATATGGCTAAAGAATCTCTGAGCCGTAACATATCTGCCGAGCAAACAAAAAAAAGGCTAATGATTTTAATCTCAAATTCAAAAGTAAGAAACAACATCAAAGATCCAAACTTTAACCGATTAACAGAATCAAAAAGAGGTATTTCGATACTTGATGAATTGGGTAATGAAGGAACCTGGCACTGATGGATTTGTACATCTGCAAAGCTCCGTAGGCATTACCTTCCTCTACCACTTTCTTCAATTTATCAATATGCCATGGAATCAGCTGTTCGTTTGATCCCAGCAGTGACGCTAGCTCTGCTCAAGGAAGAAGGTGATGACGATTAACAAGAAGAAGAATCACCAGCGTGAGAAACCCAATTGCGACGAGTGAGAATTGCAAAGAGAGATTGATCGGGACGGAGGAGGCGTTGGGGAGGAAGGTCGGGACGGAGGAGGCAGTGAAGCGACTGAGACGGCGGCGATTCCGGTGGTGGAAGTTTTGGAATCAAACCGAATCAGTCCTTTCGGGAGAGAAAGAGAGATGAGAGAGAGACAGAGACGTCGCGTTATGACGCGTGTTCTATAAGGGATGTCTCTTGTAGCGCTTAATTAAGCCACGTCTCTTGCATTATTAGACGTCTCTTGCATTATTGGTTAATTTTTTTTCTTCAAAATTAACCTAAGAAATGGGGTTTAGCATCCTCGATAATGATTCTCTTCTAGTTTTAATATAAAATTTATTGATTTTATATTCCAATTTTTTTTCTATTGGATAAAGTGTGGTTAGGTGTATTTGTAATAATATTTTTATTTAATAAATATATAAAATTAAAAATCTTTCTAATATGTGTGTCTAAGTATAAAATGACAATTAAAATGAAACGGAGTAAATACTTATATACACTGAGACACTATTCGTTACCCCCATCTAGTTGATCATTAGACCCATCCATTTCGGATTTCTTATTTTATCAACGCAGTTTTTTACCTTTTCCCCATATAATCTAAGGGGTAATATTGTGATTTATGTAAAAGTGTCCTGACGGGAGCAGTTAAGTCGTGGCGATTTACAGGCAGGAACAAAATAAACTCACGTTGTTCACATGTCAGGCGATGGGCCCTTATATTTATGATAAGGAAATGGGCTCTGAACTCAATTTTCATCTCATAAATGAAACTTTTATTGCAAAATTTGCAGTACATTTATTTAGGTTGCTCGCTGATATGATATTTTTTTGGACTTCTGGTAGGTGTATTTTTAATGCAATTTTAAAATTTTAAAAATAATAAAATTTGGAATACGAGGAGACGTGGACGAATAGGAACTTATATAAACCACACAAAAAAACTGGAGTTCGAAATTTATAACGATAAATTTTAGTATGTGGCGCTCAGTTTCGAAATGAGCACCATCATCATCGCATTCAACAACACAGACATCGCTTTCAATATCTCACCAGAACCATCTATGGAGGCGGTTCCATCCTCTCAGCTTTATTACACAGTATGCCTTCTCTCCTTACACAACCACCACCACAACTTCTTATTTAATCAATTCCACAAAAGAATGATATCCCTTCGCGTTCCTGCTCCTTCATCCTTCAATCTCCAACGGTTAAACTCCCAAGCTTTAGAGCGGCGATGGAGGCTAGGCAGAGACTGCTTCCTCTCCTTCTCTCCGAGTTGCGTGGAGAATCGAATCGGACTCGGAGTCAGATCAACCAAGTCGGAGATGGCGCCGTTTACGGCGGCGGAGGAAGAAACTCTACCGGAGGGACTCCAGCCTGAGCTGATGCCGAAGCACGTGGCGGTTATAATGGACGGAAACGGGAGATGGGCGAAGAATCAAGGTCTTCAACCTTGGGATGGTCACAGAGCCGGCGTTGAAGCGTTGAGAGAGATCGTTGAGCTTTGCGGCAAATGGGGGATTCAAGTCTTAACAGTTTTCGCCTTCTCTACCGATAACTGGATTAGACCTAAGGTAATGACCTAACTTTAATCTGCCCTAGATTTCTAGTTTTTTTTTTTGCTCTGTCTGTGAGACCTAATTGGTATGCAACATATGCAGATCGAGATTGATTTCTTGTTGAGTTTGTTCGAGAGGACGCTCAAATCAGAGCTTGAGACTTTAGCCAAGTAAGTACCGTATCAAAAAATCCATCAAGAATTGTTTTTATTTTGTGATG
It encodes:
- the LOC106319435 gene encoding inositol 3-kinase translates to MTLTPPPPQQTPNSPPRVLIVGNYCHDVLIQNGTVVAETLGGAASFISNVLDSSSVSCDLISKVGRDFKYDVAHPPIVAPEKETTVFEAYFDLAADRVLKRVAACDPILPSDIPDSRFDIGMAVGVGGEILPETLEKMVEICDVVAVDIQALIRVFDPVDGAVKLVDLKESGFRHLMGKIGFLKASSDEALFMDVEGMRRLCCVVVTSGEKGCRIYDKDDETVVPPFVAKQVDPTGAGDSFLGGLVVGLVEGLDVPDAALLGNLFGSITVEHIGQPKFDSMMLQKVKDEVQRRKKQCNLSSSHNNDHDEFHARLSPARFQDSPLQPKLLVNGHLCDRS
- the LOC106319436 gene encoding nudC domain-containing protein 2 translates to MAEKLAPEKRHDFVHKGQKVFEWDQTLEEVNLYITLPPNVHSKAFHCKIQSKHLEVGIKGNPPYLNHDLSAPVKTDCSFWTLEDGIMHITLQKRGKGQTWASPILGQGQLDPYATDLEQKRLMLQRFQEENPGFDFSQAQFTGNCPDPSSFMGGIRSD
- the LOC106317261 gene encoding iridoid synthase, with amino-acid sequence MGSENGSVTNTNDDENVALIFGVTGLVGREIVKTLTMSNKPKWRIYGVARNPEISSMTKMYSFISCDLLNSSETKQKLSPLQDIVSHVFWVTWSGEYPLDSDECCVQNRTMLANALDAMLPNAKRLKHFSLQTGMKHYVSLVGETLSRGGEGSSLCYYSEECPRKSSGKNFYYVLEDLLKEKISGDSVVWSVQRPGLLMGSSTRTLYNFMGSLCVYGAMCKYLNLPFVFGGTRECWEECYIDGSDSNLVAEQHIFAATSGRVRDKGEAFNAINGVGFTWKEIWPEIGRKLGVQVNEATMFDEGFWFEREMGERKHVWDEILVKEELVRTRMEDLANWVFMDVLFRCPFKLLGRRDKVDKFGFKRKYRTLDSILYWIDVMREEKLIPY
- the LOC106313585 gene encoding dehydrodolichyl diphosphate synthase 2-like, producing MSTIIIAFNNTDIAFNISPEPSMEAVPSSQLYYTVCLLSLHNHHHNFLFNQFHKRMISLRVPAPSSFNLQRLNSQALERRWRLGRDCFLSFSPSCVENRIGLGVRSTKSEMAPFTAAEEETLPEGLQPELMPKHVAVIMDGNGRWAKNQGLQPWDGHRAGVEALREIVELCGKWGIQVLTVFAFSTDNWIRPKIEIDFLLSLFERTLKSELETLAKNNVRISIIGDSSKLPKSLLEVINEVEEVTKNNTRLQRIVAVGYSGKYDVLQACRGIAQRVKDGEIDVEEIDEGLIEQELETNVTEFPYPDLLIRTSGELRVSNFLLWQLAYTELFFAQELWPDFGRNGFVEALMSFQQRQRRFGGRKS